From the genome of Aspergillus chevalieri M1 DNA, chromosome 8, nearly complete sequence, one region includes:
- a CDS encoding uncharacterized protein (COG:G;~EggNog:ENOG410PFEN;~InterPro:IPR005829,IPR005828,IPR003663,IPR036259, IPR020846;~PFAM:PF00083,PF07690;~TransMembrane:12 (i21-40o60-81i88-108o114-138i150-169o181-203i280-298o310-331i338-361o373-392i404-426o432-453i);~go_component: GO:0016020 - membrane [Evidence IEA];~go_component: GO:0016021 - integral component of membrane [Evidence IEA];~go_function: GO:0022857 - transmembrane transporter activity [Evidence IEA];~go_process: GO:0055085 - transmembrane transport [Evidence IEA]) produces the protein MAPPKYLGLTGKKLSLTVSTIATMGFLLFGYDQGVMSGIISDPAFNAMFTATKDDDVMQATVTAVYEVGCLIGAIWALLFGDWMGRRWMVIWGAFVMIVGVIIQVTAITDEIPLLQFIFGRVITGIGNGMNTSTIPTYQAECSHAKNRGLLICIEGGVIAIGTMIAYWIDFGAHFGPQDLVWRFPIAFQIVFGIVIIVGMYYLPESPRWLVAHDKVPEGERVIAALQGVEIDDRQCQVEKNIVIDSVRVSGAQQSSFSDLFTGGPSQHFRRMIVGSSSQFFQQISGCNAVIYYLPVLLENSIGQTHNFALLIGGINMICYAIFATFSWFFVEKIGRRNLFLGGSFGQCAAMIIVFGCLIPGDSETAKGAVFGFFLYMCVFGATWLPLPWLYPAELSPIKTRAKANAVSTCSNWLFNFTVVMITPVMVARIKWGTYLFFAAWNGLFIPVVWFFYPETAGRTLEEIDLIFAKGYLEKMSHVRAARELPKLSQEEIEEKAAEYGIMDREEKVEERIAESDPPASQELGSFQPTQL, from the exons ATGGCGCCCCCCAAGTATTTGGGCCTGACAGGAAAAAAGCTGTCCCTAACAGTGTCCACCATTGCGACTATGGGTTTCCTGCTGTTCGGTTATGATCAGGGTGTCATGTCCGGTATCATCTCCGATCCCGCCTTCAACGCCATGTTCACTGCGACCAAGGACGATGATGTGATGCAGGCCACCGTTACGGCCGTGTATGAAGTTG GCTGTCTTATCGGCGCTATCTGGGCCCTTCTCTTCGGTGACTGGATGGGTCGTCGCTGGATGGTTATCTGGGGTGCTTTTGTCATGATTGTTGGTGTCATCATTCAGGTGACGGCCATTACCGACGAGATCCCGCTACTGCAGTTCATCTTCGGTCGTGTCATCACCGGTATTGGTAACGGCATGAACACTTCGACCATCCCCACCTACCAGGCTGAATGCTCGCACGCCAAGAACCGCGGTCTGCTCATCTGTATCGAGGGTGGTGTTATCGCCATTGGTACCATGATTGCCTACTGGATCGATTTCGGTGCCCACTTCGGCCCTCAGGACTTGGTCTGGCGTTTCCCTATCGCTTTCCAGATCGTCTTTGGTATTGTCATCATTGTCGGCATGTACTACCTGCCCGAGTCGCCTCGCTGGCTCGTTGCCCATGACAAAGTGCCTGAGGGTGAGCGGGTCATTGCTGCCCTCCAGGGTGTTGAGATCGACGACCGTCAGTGCCAAGTTGAGAAGAACATTGTCATTGACTCTGTTAGAGT GTCCGGCGCTCAACAATCCTCCTTCTCCGACCTTTTCACCGGTGGCCCCTCGCAGCACTTCCGTCGCATGATTGTCGGCTCCTCGTCGCAGTTCTTCCAACAGATCTCCGGTTGCAACGCTGTCATCTACTATCTGCCCGTTCTGCTCGAGAACTCCATCGGCCAGACGCACAACTTTGCCCTCTTGATCGGTGGTATCAACATGATTTGCTACGCCATCTTCGCCACCTtctcctggttcttcgtCGAGAAGATCGGTCGTCGCAACCTCTTCCTGGGCGGCTCCTTTGGCCAATGCGCCGCCATGATCATTGTCTTCGGCTGCCTGATCCCCGGTGACTCCGAGACCGCCAAGGGTGCCGTCTTCGGCTTCTTCTTGTACATGTGCGTCTTTGGCGCCACCTGGCTGCCCCTGCCCTGGCTCTACCCCGCCGAGCTGTCGCCCATCAAGACCCGTGCGAAGGCCAACGCCGTCTCCACCTGCTCCAACTGGCTCTTCAACTTCACCGTCGTCATGATCACCCCTGTCATGGTCGCCCGCATCAAATGGGGCACCTAcctcttcttcgccgccTGGAACGGCCTTTTCATCCCCGTCGTGTGGTTCTTCTACCCCGAGACCGCCGGTCGCACGCTCGAGGAAATCGACTTGATCTTTGCCAAGGGCTACCTCGAGAAGATGTCGCATGTGCGCGCCGCCCGCGAGCTTCCCAAACTCTCGCAGGAGGAGATTGAAGAGAAGGCCGCCGAGTACGGCATCATGGACCGCGAGGAGAAGGTTGAGGAGCGCATTGCCGAGTCGGACCCGCCTGCATCCCAGGAGTTGGGTTCTTTCCAGCCTACCCAGCTGTAG
- a CDS encoding uncharacterized protein (COG:B,D;~EggNog:ENOG410PGYM;~InterPro:IPR041188,IPR004875,IPR009057,IPR006600;~PFAM:PF18107,PF03221,PF03184;~go_function: GO:0003676 - nucleic acid binding [Evidence IEA]), with translation MPQSSKRLISDVQRKALRDWAHNQPRRPTQKACIAWFYAEYNHRLSQSTVSDILSSQYQYLDSKSNPSTSIRKGTGQWHDLENILYEWQQTLNLRGAYISGDILVEKARQIWTSLPQYRDQPPPIFSNGWLHRFKQRFNIKQYTHHGEAGSVPEEAEEDMKAIRTIAGNYNEDDIYNMDETGLFWRMPPSQSLSSANRPGVKRDKSRVSIICCVNASGTDRLPIWVIGKARMPRALRNINMSAMGAEWRWNKKAWVDQIVMREWLLAFYSHIGKRAVLLTMDNFAAHLAGLELAPPPPNIRICWLPKNSTSQYQPLDQGIIQNLKIYYRRQWLRFILHHYECNQDPLQTVTLLDCIRWLIRAWNHDILSTTILACFYKSTLVLNPVQLPIESPNLSSLYEHVQQSGRLSNCMDIANFLNPMEESSELAGSEEELSSETLLEQLISRASDTGDMCDDDQEDDSPEPAPLPKPSDALNAVRLLISYMEGQDVSRASLLRSLERLERDLDSEIIASRAQGTLDSWLR, from the coding sequence ATGCCACAATCCTCGAAGAGGCTAATTTCTGACGTCCAACGGAAGGCACTGCGGGATTGGGCTCACAATCAGCCTCGCCGTCCAACACAGAAAGCCTGTATAGCATGGTTTTATGCGGAATACAATCATCGGTTAAGCCAATCTACTGTCTCTGATATCTTGAGCTCTCAATATCAATACCTTGACTCCaaatcaaatccatccaccTCCATTCGCAAGGGCACTGGCCAATGGCATGACCTTGAAAATATTCTCTATGAATGGCAGCAAACGCTCAATTTAAGGGGCGCATATATCAGTGGTGATATCCTTGTTGAAAAAGCACGCCAAATCTGGACTTCTTTACCTCAATATCGCGATCAACCACCACCTATATTCAGCAACGGATGGCTACACCGATTCAAGCAGCGATTCAATATTAAACAGTATACACATCACGGAGAAGCAGGCTCAGTTCCAGAAGAAGCTGAGGAAGACATGAAGGCTATACGCACAATTGCAGGGAATTATAATGAAGATGATATAtataatatggatgaaacagGGCTTTTCTGGCGTATGCCCCCATCACAGAGCCTATCTTCAGCCAATAGGCCTGGTGTCAAACGGGATAAAAGCCGGGTCTCAATTATCTGCTGTGTCAATGCCTCCGGAACTGATCGATTACCAATTTGGGTGATTGGTAAAGCACGTATGCCACGAGCCCTCCGCAATATCAACATGTCTGCGATGGGAGCTGAGTGGCGATGGAATAAGAAGGCCTGGGTGGATCAAATTGTCATGCGCGAATGGCTATTAGCATTCTATAGCCATATTGGCAAGCGAGCAGTTCTTCTTACTATGGATAATTTTGCTGCACATCTAGCTGGGCTTGAATTAGCGCCGCCACCACCAAATATACGCATTTGCTGGCTGCCAAAGAATTCAACTAGCCAGTATCAGCCTCTCGATCAAGGGATTATACAAAATCTCAAGATATACTACCGGAGACAATGGTTGAGATTCATTCTTCACCATTATGAATGCAACCAAGATCCGCTACAGACTGTGACACTTCTGGATTGCATTCGCTGGCTCATACGTGCATGGAATCATGACATATTAAGCACAACAATTCTTGCTTGTTTCTACAAAAGCACACTGGTTCTTAACCCAGTGCAGCTTCCCATTGAATCTCCAAATCTCTCATCTCTCTATGAGCACGTGCAGCAGTCTGGCCGCCTCTCAAACTGCATGGATATTGCAAACTTCCTAAACCCAATGGAGGAGTCATCAGAGCTTGCTGGGAGTGAGGAGGAGCTATCATCTGAGACTTTACTTGAGCAATTGATTTCACGGGCTTCAGATACTGGAGACATGTGTGATGACGATCAAGAGGATGATTCTCCAGAGCCAGCACCACTACCAAAGCCTTCAGATGCTCTGAATGCTGTACGACTACTGATTTCTTATATGGAAGGGCAGGATGTATCAAGAGCATCTCTTCTTCGGTCTCTTGAGCGCCTTGAGCGAGATCTGGATAGCGAGATAATCGCCTCGCGGGCCCAGGGCACACTAGATAGTTGGCTTAGGTAA
- a CDS encoding Con-6 family protein (COG:S;~EggNog:ENOG410PSXE;~InterPro:IPR018824;~PFAM:PF10346) — MAEDRVNVMRGYKATLHNPNTSQQAKQHAQSVLDDELGGDQPSEDVHNAQSGDKDPMRVAAGYKAAQHNPNVTDEGKRRAKEGLEHVPQE, encoded by the exons ATGGCCGAAGACAGAGTCAACGTCATGCGCGGCTACAAAGC CACCCTCCACAACCCCAACACCTCCCAACAAGCAAAACAACACGCCCAATCCGTCCTCGACGACGAGCTCGGCGGCGACCAGCCCAGCGAGGACGTTCATAACGCTCAATCCGGGGACAAGGATCCGATGCGTGTTGCCGCGGGGTATAAAGC GGCGCAGCATAATCCGAATGTCACGGAtgaggggaagaggagggctAAGGAGGGACTGGAGCATGTGCCGCAGGAGTAG
- a CDS encoding general stress protein (COG:S;~EggNog:ENOG410PSQJ): MSSTQTPATSPTDPTNKSKTSPERAASRRTTPALRIWMNPNKYPPLDPQGSRMRFLIQAQKDIASQGGQASGGSFRPGDPRAREAGHKGGLSGGQSQPEE, encoded by the coding sequence ATGTCCTCCACACAAACCCCGGCAACTTCGCCAACCGATCCCACGAACAAGTCGAAGACATCGCCCGAAAGGGCGGCCAGTCGTCGCACAACTCCGGCTTTGCGCATATGGATGAATCCAAACAAGTATCCCCCACTTGACCCTCAGGGATCCAGAATGCGTTTTCTAATTCAGGCACAGAAGGACATCGCCTCGCAAGGCGGTCAGGCCAGCGGCGGCAGCTTTAGACCCGGTGACCCGCGTGCCAGAGAGGCTGGTCATAAGGGGGGATTAAGTGGTGGGCAGAGTCAGCCGGAGGAGTAG
- a CDS encoding transcription factor domain-containing protein (COG:K;~EggNog:ENOG410PNKD;~InterPro:IPR036864,IPR007219,IPR001138;~PFAM:PF00172;~go_function: GO:0000981 - DNA-binding transcription factor activity, RNA polymerase II-specific [Evidence IEA];~go_function: GO:0003677 - DNA binding [Evidence IEA];~go_function: GO:0008270 - zinc ion binding [Evidence IEA];~go_process: GO:0006351 - transcription, DNA-templated [Evidence IEA];~go_process: GO:0006355 - regulation of transcription, DNA-templated [Evidence IEA]) encodes MTLTANAGVKKSFRARACENCRLRKIRCDKESPCSSCSTLGIACSAIGSPSASQSQPGPQPRAALNQYEHKIDLIQEQLLSLQRTVQDLARPPVPAPTPNPPSYQVSSTPAFEGQSSFNSETRLARDAAYSAVAGLQSDRPSEDVSAALASLKHSLDKHNPAQPQAAKKVTESSEDQLLPVAFVVAVVKKIKAQPPFCLVSHAWRDYLQIESLCQSIYFPADPIPAGSLTLLHGLLYFVVRDYLHEDDPDLAKFDASTYCKFCEDWFSAGLKSYEMMIDPTLEKIQALLLGVIKAQEESNIQLCWTYLALAFNMCQTMGLHRRSTLQHESLALAETKRHVFWSLYTVDKHISLNLGVTSHFQDHDIDADLFTPSDKEQQRPWDLMTFVIVEFSRLQGQVYDRLYSTSASNASATERSDTIERLSSDLMAVRDKLLAIDVRQGLYSDSLHGMAACADFITYSILTIIHRAQTRPSNAMAISTECFDAATLALQSHLKCFAYFRDRKIHKQAEYVNWILLYPSFTPFVIVFTHAITTASPDSLSLLHETVSSLNLIKRLSRASLHLYEICTAFVKTAQALLDSRQTLTGLEQHHDGLLLASADADTGDRQGLSISLPDVTGTMEGGMDGGWMSSAGIEMFLNDFIGSNRSAMGILGEGYLG; translated from the exons ATGACATTAACTGCAAATGCGGGTGTTAAAAAATCATTCCGTGCGCGAGCA TGTGAGAATTGCCGGCTGCGAAAG ATCCGATGTGACAAGGAATCGCCATGTTCCAGCTGTAGCACTCTCGGGATAGCATGTAGCGCTATTGGATCTCCAAGCGCGTCTCAGAGTCAGCCTGGGCCTCAGCCTCGAGCTGCGTTAAACCAGTA TGAACACAAAATCGACCTCATTCAAGAACAACTACTATCGCTGCAACGCACAGTGCAGGATCTAGCCAGGCCGCCTGTTCCGGCTCCAACTCCAAACCCCCCGTCGTATCAAGTCTCTTCAACGCCGGCATTCGAGGGACAGTCGTCTTTTAATAGTGAGACGCGTCTTGCGCGAGATGCCGCGTATTCGGCCGTTGCAGGGCTGCAGAGTGACAGGCCGAGTGAAGATGTTTCGGCAGCACTAGCGTCGCTGAAACATAGCTTGGATAAACACAATCCGGCGCAGCCGCAGGCCGCAAAGAAAGTGACTGAGTCTTCGGAAGATCAGCTGTTACCGGTTGCttttgttgttgctgttgttaaGAAGATTAAAG CACAACCGCCATTTTGCCTTGTCAGTCATGCATGGCGAGATTATTTGCAGATCGAATCTCTCTGCCAGTCGATTTATTTTCCGGCTGATCCGATCCCGGCTGGCTCGCTTACGCTTTTGCATGGATTGCTTTATTTTGTCGTTCGTGATTATCTACACGAGGACGATCCTGATCTTGCCAAGTTTGATGCCTCGACATATTGCAAGTTCTGCGAGGATTGGTTTTCCGCTGGTCTAAAAAGTTATGAAATGATGATTGATCCGACATTGGAGAAGATCCaagctcttcttcttggg GTGATAAAAGCACAAGAAGAATCCAACATTCAGCTCTGCTGGACGTATCTCGCATTGGCGTTCAACATGTGTCAGACCATGGGATTGCATAGACGGAGTACTCTACAACACGAGTCCTTGGCTCTAGCCGAAACTAAACGCCATGTATTCTGGTCGTTGTATACCGTTGACAAGCATATCTCTCTTAACCTTGGGGTTACTTCGCATTTTCAGGATCATGATATTGATGCGGATCTGTTTACACCTTCAGACAAAGAACAACAGCGTCCGTGGGACTTGATGACTTTTGTTATCGTCGAGTTTTCGAGACTACAAGGACAAGTGTATGACCGGTTATATTCTACGTCTGCTTCGAACGCAAGTGCAACCGAGCGATCCGACACCATCGAGAGACTATCAAGCGATCTAATGGCAGTACGGGATAAGCTACTAGCA ATCGATGTCCGTCAAGGTCTCTACTCCGACTCTCTCCACGGGATGGCCGCGTGTGCCGATTTCATCACTTATTCCATCTTAACCATAATCCACCGCGCCCAAACCCGCCCCAGCAACGCAATGGCCATATCAACGGAATGCTTCGACGCAGCTACACTAGCGTTACAAAGCCACCTTAAATGCTTCGCGTATTTTCGGGACCGCAAGATCCACAAACAAGCCGAATATGTCAATTG GATCCTCCTCTACCCCTCCTTcaccccattcgtcatcgtCTTCACTCACGCCATCACAACCGCCTCCCCAGACTCCCTCTCCCTTCTCCACGAAACAGTCTCCTCCCTAAACCTCATCAAACGCCTGTCCCGCGCCTCCCTCCACCTCTACGAAATCTGCACCGCCTTCGTGAAAACAGCACAAGCCCTCCTCGACTCCCGCCAAACCCTCACCGGCCTCGAACAGCATCATGACGGGTTGTTGCTTGCGTCGGCGGATGCGGATACGGGAGATAGACAGGGGCTTAGTATATCGTTACCGGATGTCACCGGGACGATGGAAGGGGGGATGGACGGGGGATGGATGAGTAGTGCTGGGATTGAGATGTTTCTGAATGACTTTATCGGATCGAATCGGTCTGCTATGGGTATTCTGGGAGAGGGATATTTAGGCTAA
- the aguA gene encoding alpha-glucuronidase (CAZy:GH67;~COG:G;~EggNog:ENOG410PMC6;~InterPro:IPR011099,IPR005154,IPR017853,IPR029018, IPR011395,IPR011100,IPR037054;~PFAM:PF07477,PF07488,PF03648;~SECRETED:SignalP(1-15);~go_component: GO:0005576 - extracellular region [Evidence IEA];~go_function: GO:0046559 - alpha-glucuronidase activity [Evidence IEA];~go_process: GO:0045493 - xylan catabolic process [Evidence IEA]), with product MLRILLLYLCALAAAENGSQGWLRYAPVPCDKTCQDALPSSIVTLNRNETSPVYVAGQELQQGIQRIFNKTVPINYDNCAAPSSIIVGTLGDYNCSNQDIPELGEDGFVLNTTGDTVQLLGHNQRGALYAAFEYLSMLAQGNLSQVAYASDAHAPIRWVNEWDNMDGSIERGYAGPSIFFANGTVVDDSTRAREYARLLASIKINGIVVNNVNANATLLEPRNIDGLRRIADVFRPYGVQIGVSLNFASPKDFGGLDTFDPLDPSVVFWWENVTDQIYQRVPDLAGYLVKASSEGQPGPLTYNRTLADGANVFARALQPHGGILMFRAFVYDNNLNELKWKADRANAAVDYFKPLDGEFEENVIVQIKYGPIDFQVREPASPLFANLNRTNVAIELQVTQEYLGQQCHLVYLPPLWKTVLDFDLRVDRKASPVRDAISGKMFNRPLGGWTAVVNVGTNSTWLGSHLAMSNLYAYGRLAWDPMTDSEDILEDWVRLTFGSDNQVLDTITKMSMASWAAYENYTGNLGEQTLTDIIYTHYGPNPASQDNNGWGQWTRADAQGIGMDRTVGNGTGYAGQYPEEVAQLYEDIDTTPDDLVLWFHHVNYTHRLHSGKTVIQHFYDAHYSGAETAHSFVDMWELLCDKIDQERYDDVLTRLVYQAGHSIVWRDAIANFYYNLSGIPDETQRVGNHPWRIEAESMALSGYKPYAVYPSETASNATAIITTSNSTTGTASTTLSIPSGAYNVAINYYDLYGGSSLWTVYRNADQIGQWTGDTKLGHIPSIYLDGHSATRVTFRDVEFRSGDVLRIVGEPDGTEPAPLDYVALLPEEVVD from the coding sequence ATGTTGCGCATACTTCTACTGTACCTCTGTGCCCTCGCGGCCGCAGAGAACGGATCGCAGGGCTGGCTACGTTATGCGCCTGTTCCCTGCGATAAAACCTGTCAGGATGCACTACCATCGAGCATCGTGACTCTCAATAGAAACGAGACAAGTCCCGTATACGTCGCCGGGCAAGAGTTGCAGCAGGGTATCCAGCGGATATTCAACAAAACCGTCCCGATCAACTACGACAACTGCGCAGCTCCTTCGTCGATCATTGTTGGTACTCTCGGAGATTACAACTGTAGTAACCAAGATATCCCTGAGCTGGGCGAAGATGGCTTCGTGCTCAACACGACAGGCGACACGGTACAACTGCTGGGACATAATCAACGCGGTGCTCTCTACGCAGCGTTCGAGTATCTGTCCATGCTGGCGCAGGGCAACCTGTCACAGGTAGCTTATGCGAGCGATGCCCATGCACCGATACGATGGGTAAACGAATGGGATAACATGGACGGGAGCATTGAACGAGGTTACGCGGGTCCATCGATATTCTTCGCCAACGGCACGGTGGTAGACGACTCAACCCGCGCCAGGGAATATGCACGTCTGCTGGCTTCGATCAAGATCAATGGGATTGTCGTGAATAACGTGAACGCCAACGCTACGCTACTGGAACCTCGGAATATCGACGGCCTGCGCAGAATTGCAGACGTGTTCCGGCCGTATGGCGTGCAGATCGGCGTATCGTTGAATTTCGCCTCGCCTAAGGATTTCGGTGGCCTTGATACCTTCGACCCGTTGGACCCGTCTGTCGTGTTTTGGTGGGAGAACGTTACTGATCAGATTTATCAGCGCGTCCCAGATCTAGCAGGATATCTGGTCAAAGCTAGTTCGGAAGGCCAACCCGGTCCGTTGACGTATAATCGCACACTGGCAGATGGGGCGAATGTCTTTGCGCGCGCACTGCAGCCACATGGTGGAATACTCATGTTCCGCGCGTTCGTGTACGATAATAATCTCAACGAATTAAAGTGGAAGGCAGATCGGGCAAATGCAGCGGTGGACTACTTTAAGCCGCTAGACGGGGAATTTGAGGAGAATGTCATTGTGCAAATCAAATACGGTCCGATCGACTTTCAGGTCCGCGAGCCGGCATCACCTTTGTTCGCGAATTTGAACCGGACGAATGTGGCGATTGAGTTGCAGGTTACGCAGGAGTATTTGGGACAGCAGTGTCATCTTGTTTATCTGCCGCCGCTGTGGAAGACGGTTTTGGATTTTGATCTTCGGGTTGATCGAAAAGCGTCGCCTGTGAGGGATGCCATTTCTGGGAAGATGTTCAATAGGCCTCTCGGGGGATGGACGGCTGTTGTCAATGTGGGCACAAATTCAACCTGGCTCGGAAGTCACCTGGCCATGTCAAACTTGTATGCATACGGTCGACTGGCCTGGGATCCGATGACCGATTCGGAGGACATTCTGGAAGACTGGGTTCGTCTTACGTTCGGTTCTGACAACCAGGTGCTGGATACAATAACGAAGATGTCTATGGCGTCCTGGGCAGCTTATGAGAATTATACCGGCAATCTTGGTGAGCAAACCTTGACGGATATCATCTACACCCATTACGGTCCCAATCCAGCTTCCCAGGACAACAACGGTTGGGGACAGTGGACGCGCGCAGATGCCCAGGGCATTGGTATGGATCGCACGGTGGGCAACGGGACTGGATATGCCGGACAGTATCCGGAAGAAGTGGCTCAGCTGTACGAAGATATTGACACCACACCGGACGATCTGGTGCTCTGGTTCCACCATGTCAACTACACGCACCGTCTCCATTCCGGAAAAACGGTTATACAACATTTCTACGACGCACACTACAGCGGCGCAGAAACCGCCCACTCATTCGTAGACATGTGGGAGTTACTGTGCGACAAAATCGACCAGGAGCGATACGATGACGTCCTGACCCGATTGGTCTACCAGGCCGGCCATTCAATCGTCTGGCGAGATGCCATCGCCAACTTTTACTATAACCTCTCTGGCATCCCGGACGAGACACAGCGTGTCGGTAACCACCCGTGGCGCATCGAAGCGGAGAGCATGGCTTTGTCTGGGTATAAGCCGTATGCAGTGTATCCGTCCGAAACCGCATCCAACGCCACAGCCATTATCACAACGTCCAACTCAACAACCGGCACGGCTTCGACGACACTATCCATCCCGTCGGGCGCATACAACGTCGCAATCAACTATTATGATTTGTACGGCGGTAGTTCACTCTGGACGGTATACCGCAACGCCGACCAAATCGGACAATGGACAGGCGACACCAAGCTCGGGCACATCCCCTCCATCTACCTGGACGGACACTCAGCGACTCGTGTAACATTTCGCGATGTCGAGTTCCGGTCCGGGGATGTACTCAGAATCGTTGGAGAACCGGATGGAACCGAGCCGGCGCCGTTGGATTATGTAGCTCTGCTTCCGGAGGAAGTTGTCGACTAA